The following coding sequences lie in one Carassius gibelio isolate Cgi1373 ecotype wild population from Czech Republic chromosome A17, carGib1.2-hapl.c, whole genome shotgun sequence genomic window:
- the LOC127933518 gene encoding polycomb group RING finger protein 5-A, with translation MATHRKHLVRDFNRYITCSICRGYLIKPTAVTECLHTFCKSCIVQHFEESNECPECGIQVHETNPLEMLRLDKTLEEIIFKLVPGLREKEEQQESEFWRKNKILSNGEDGPMAKKAHLSDEEDDDGKGGDYHRSDPQIAICLDCLRNNGQSGESIVKGLMKKFIRCSTRVTVGTIKKFLCVKLKLPSSYELDVLCNGEIMGKDHTLEFIYRTRWRLQGDSAYPMVLEYRPRIDFG, from the exons ATGGCGACTCACCGAAAGCACCTGGTCCGAGATTTCAACCGATATATCACCTGCTCAATTTGCCGTGGGTACCTGATAAAGCCCACAGCTGTCACAGAATGCCTGCACACTT TTTGTAAGAGTTGTATCGTTCAGCACTTTGAGGAGAGTAATGAGTGTCCAGAATGTGGGATACAAGTCCATGAAACCAACCCTTTAGAGATGCTGAG GCTAGATAAAACCCTGGAGGAAATCATCTTCAAGCTGGTGCCTGGGctaagagaga AGGAGGAACAACAGGAAAGTGAGTTTTGGAGAAAAAATAAGATCTTATCAAATGGAGAAG ACGGCCCTATGGCTAAGAAAGCTCACCTGAGTGATGAAGAGGACGATGATGGGAAAGGTGGAGACTACCACAGGAGTGATCCTCAGATCGCTATTTGTCTGGACTGTCTACGAAACAATGGCCAATCAGGAGAAAGCATAGTTAAG GGTTTAATGAAGAAATTCATCCGTTGCTCCACTCGTGTTACAGTGGGAACCATTAAGAAGTTCCTCTGTGTAAAATTAAAGCTGCCAAGCTCTTATGAg CTCGATGTTTTGTGTAACGGAGAGATCATGGGCAAAGACCACACCCTGGAATTCATCTACCGCACTCGCTGGAGACTTCAGGGTGACAGT